Proteins encoded within one genomic window of Ammonifex degensii KC4:
- a CDS encoding VirD4-like conjugal transfer protein, CD1115 family has protein sequence MRFLPVLFNRPGRVLVPSLVLLVFTLVAGFCWSYPLLLLWAGAVAWTAWQRRKDAVLACLLPWLLAALFYNAGALIFSLAALAKGGAMPAAKFWDWGWLGLAPLSPPDSWARAGLVVGMPASLLLGRLRRTTRHDERHVHGLRVADSPAKGTGRWGSDRDVADVCEFGPPGPGHGGVVLGKLKGRIVRAVPEKAPTVKRPAHALAVAGSGGGKTFCFVVPNVIAGACDGESLIVTDPKGELTPLLAPWLRKRMGYKVFVFNLADPRHSSFWNPLLECRTPVETYQAAQVLVLNAQERGKGSPFFTALEIQALTALMSLLRADFPEDQAHLRSVLSLLSWPKNRLKERFDSAYRAGKLDVEGHEAFRGAYSHWENAVAGLTSKLALFRDPDLARLLSRQELDLEAFGKEKAALFCVLPVGSDYLRPILAVFYHFLLDRLYTLARSSPGQRLPVPVRLILDEFANIGRIPKFQEIMATARGLGIKVLYVLQELQQLKDNYPGEDMSILGNTFVKVYLGGSEKPTREYFSRELGEAAVYVETERQDVTHPWNRLEAPKRTRTVVRRALMEADELGRLPEKNCVALLQGHYPLYLEKCGWTELPQAREIRELAGRTVADVVEARPDVQLQLPPYPEGEDEDGKPGNQEPRVRSGADDGDFIRCLFLP, from the coding sequence ATGCGTTTCCTGCCTGTGCTTTTCAACAGACCGGGGAGAGTTCTGGTGCCCTCCCTGGTCTTGCTTGTATTTACTCTGGTGGCTGGCTTCTGCTGGTCCTACCCGCTGCTCCTGCTGTGGGCTGGCGCTGTGGCGTGGACGGCGTGGCAGAGGCGTAAAGACGCCGTGCTGGCCTGCCTGCTCCCCTGGCTCCTCGCAGCGCTTTTCTATAACGCCGGGGCGCTCATCTTTAGCCTCGCGGCCCTGGCCAAAGGGGGTGCGATGCCTGCGGCGAAGTTCTGGGACTGGGGCTGGCTCGGCCTCGCTCCCCTCTCTCCGCCCGACTCCTGGGCCAGGGCTGGGCTGGTGGTAGGGATGCCGGCTTCTCTGCTGCTGGGCAGGCTTAGGCGCACTACCCGGCACGACGAGAGGCACGTGCATGGGCTTAGAGTAGCGGACAGTCCTGCAAAGGGCACCGGCAGGTGGGGCTCCGACAGGGACGTGGCGGACGTCTGTGAGTTCGGCCCTCCCGGGCCCGGCCACGGCGGCGTAGTGCTCGGCAAGCTCAAGGGGCGTATAGTGCGTGCAGTGCCGGAAAAGGCCCCGACAGTCAAGCGGCCCGCCCACGCCCTCGCCGTTGCGGGCTCCGGCGGTGGCAAGACCTTCTGCTTCGTGGTGCCGAACGTCATCGCAGGCGCCTGCGATGGAGAGAGTCTAATCGTCACCGACCCCAAGGGAGAGCTCACACCCCTGCTGGCCCCCTGGTTGCGGAAACGCATGGGCTACAAGGTCTTCGTCTTCAACCTTGCCGACCCGCGCCACTCCAGTTTTTGGAACCCACTGCTGGAGTGCAGGACGCCCGTCGAAACCTACCAGGCGGCCCAGGTGCTGGTCCTCAACGCCCAGGAGAGAGGGAAGGGGAGTCCCTTCTTTACGGCGCTGGAGATCCAGGCTCTTACAGCACTGATGTCCCTGCTCCGTGCGGACTTTCCGGAAGATCAGGCGCACCTCCGGAGTGTGCTGAGCCTGCTCTCGTGGCCGAAGAACCGGCTCAAGGAGCGGTTCGACTCTGCGTACCGCGCCGGCAAGCTGGACGTAGAAGGCCACGAAGCGTTCCGGGGGGCCTACAGCCACTGGGAGAACGCCGTGGCCGGGCTCACTTCCAAGCTCGCCCTCTTCCGCGACCCCGACCTGGCCAGGCTTTTAAGCCGCCAGGAGCTGGATCTGGAGGCGTTCGGGAAGGAAAAGGCGGCACTCTTCTGTGTGCTGCCGGTGGGTTCGGATTACCTGCGCCCCATCCTGGCCGTGTTCTACCACTTCCTGCTGGACCGTCTCTACACCCTGGCTCGGTCTTCTCCCGGCCAGCGGCTGCCCGTCCCGGTGCGCCTGATCCTGGACGAGTTCGCAAACATCGGCCGTATACCTAAGTTTCAGGAGATTATGGCCACCGCGCGGGGGTTGGGTATCAAGGTGCTCTACGTGCTCCAGGAACTTCAGCAGCTTAAGGATAACTACCCCGGGGAGGACATGAGCATCCTGGGCAACACCTTCGTCAAGGTCTACCTGGGCGGCTCGGAGAAACCCACGCGGGAATACTTCAGCCGGGAGTTGGGTGAGGCCGCCGTGTACGTGGAAACCGAACGGCAAGACGTGACGCATCCCTGGAACCGGCTCGAAGCTCCGAAGCGGACCAGAACTGTGGTGCGCCGGGCGCTCATGGAGGCCGACGAGCTCGGCCGGCTGCCGGAAAAGAACTGCGTGGCCTTGCTTCAGGGACACTACCCGCTGTACCTAGAAAAGTGTGGCTGGACGGAGCTTCCGCAGGCGAGGGAGATACGCGAACTCGCGGGCCGGACGGTGGCAGACGTCGTAGAGGCCAGACCGGATGTCCAGCTCCAGCTACCGCCCTACCCGGAGGGAGAGGACGAGGATGGTAAGCCGGGAAACCAGGAGCCTAGGGTTCGGTCAGGAGCCGACGACGGCGATTTTATCCGCTGCCTCTTTCTGCCCTGA
- a CDS encoding DnaB-like helicase C-terminal domain-containing protein — MGFLEYRSGSGLETVFADVELERAVLAALARDEQAFYSYAEDYLVPEVFHDPGNRAKFLELVEAYASGRPAPEVEGEPAPDLAAAVGKLCDLAQRRRVAVILEKFWRDLGSGKAVQDALAELVERAAEAQQAVKALAPGETRTAAELLREAVAVLGEQKRQKEETGRETPHPAFGKGLWSLDDLLGGMQPAVYALGGQPGVGKTFFSIYCASRYLTAAGDTGVVWVDVHETRPAWKLAVYLSCSVLGKCPQLYERLLADPAELLEGLRVDRVLERFVVLTAERNTTLLSVRGAVRRLMAQQGVKRVMVVVDYIQKLASYTSVATGQDMRLRVASAVSALTTLVGVCQGPVWLISGVAKDAYRRGAKDEASVADFKEAGEVEYSADVGLQLRWADDPRNSDVNSAVKALKLHVVKNRFGATGVVNLYSLQTECRYLQADPGYVSRPPELCVRGEGEAEGDDIPF, encoded by the coding sequence GTGGGTTTTTTGGAATACCGTTCCGGTTCCGGTCTGGAGACGGTGTTCGCGGATGTGGAGCTGGAGCGCGCGGTGCTGGCGGCCCTGGCGCGGGATGAGCAGGCGTTCTACAGCTACGCGGAGGACTACCTGGTGCCGGAGGTCTTCCACGACCCCGGCAACCGGGCGAAGTTCCTGGAGCTGGTGGAGGCGTACGCCTCGGGCAGGCCCGCCCCGGAGGTTGAAGGCGAGCCCGCCCCCGACCTGGCAGCGGCGGTGGGGAAGCTGTGCGACCTGGCGCAGCGCCGGAGGGTGGCGGTGATCCTGGAGAAATTCTGGAGGGATCTCGGTTCTGGTAAGGCCGTCCAGGACGCTCTGGCCGAGTTGGTAGAGCGGGCGGCGGAAGCCCAGCAGGCGGTCAAGGCCCTGGCCCCGGGCGAGACCAGGACGGCGGCGGAGCTCCTGCGCGAGGCGGTGGCGGTCCTGGGGGAGCAGAAGAGGCAGAAGGAGGAGACCGGCAGGGAGACCCCGCACCCGGCTTTCGGGAAGGGCCTGTGGTCTTTAGACGACCTGCTGGGCGGGATGCAGCCGGCGGTGTACGCGCTGGGCGGCCAGCCCGGTGTAGGTAAGACCTTCTTCAGCATCTACTGCGCTTCCCGGTACCTCACGGCGGCGGGGGACACCGGAGTAGTCTGGGTCGACGTTCACGAGACCCGTCCTGCCTGGAAGCTGGCTGTCTATTTATCTTGTTCCGTGTTGGGGAAGTGCCCGCAGTTGTACGAGCGCCTGCTGGCCGACCCTGCCGAGCTGCTGGAGGGCCTGAGGGTTGACCGGGTGCTGGAGCGGTTTGTGGTCCTCACGGCGGAGAGGAACACCACCCTCCTGAGTGTCCGCGGCGCCGTCCGGCGCCTCATGGCGCAGCAGGGCGTGAAGAGGGTCATGGTCGTGGTCGACTACATTCAAAAGCTAGCCAGCTACACTTCCGTCGCCACGGGGCAGGACATGCGGCTCCGGGTGGCTTCTGCGGTCTCGGCCCTGACCACGCTGGTCGGTGTCTGCCAGGGACCGGTGTGGTTGATCTCCGGCGTGGCGAAGGACGCCTACCGGCGCGGGGCGAAGGACGAAGCTTCTGTGGCGGACTTCAAAGAGGCCGGGGAGGTGGAGTACTCCGCTGACGTGGGTCTCCAGCTCCGCTGGGCGGACGACCCGCGCAACAGCGACGTTAACAGTGCGGTGAAGGCGCTGAAGCTCCACGTGGTTAAGAACCGGTTCGGGGCGACGGGGGTAGTGAACCTTTACAGCCTGCAGACCGAGTGCAGGTACCTCCAGGCGGACCCGGGCTACGTTTCCAGGCCGCCGGAGCTCTGCGTCAGGGGAGAAGGGGAAGCGGAAGGGGACGACATCCCGTTTTGA
- a CDS encoding helix-turn-helix domain-containing protein gives MNWKELKAKLMENPEFVKEYEALGPEYRLLAELVRRRLEKGLTQEELARRIGTRQSAIARLESGRTSPTLRMLKKVADALDADLEVRLRPRHG, from the coding sequence GTGAACTGGAAAGAACTCAAGGCCAAGCTGATGGAAAACCCGGAGTTTGTGAAAGAGTATGAAGCTCTAGGGCCTGAGTACCGGCTCTTAGCCGAGCTTGTCCGGCGGCGCCTGGAAAAGGGCCTCACGCAGGAGGAGCTGGCCCGCAGGATCGGTACCAGGCAGTCCGCAATCGCCAGGCTGGAAAGCGGGCGCACAAGCCCCACGCTCCGGATGCTCAAGAAGGTGGCCGACGCGCTGGACGCCGACCTGGAGGTCAGGCTCCGCCCCCGCCACGGCTAA
- a CDS encoding ATP-binding protein yields MATVLDRIVAEMPRASEYFTAKELQAQTGQPAERFACVVLKELVDNALDAAEAAGVAPEVSIDVAREDGIYWVTVADNGPGIASETIKRIIDFSVRVSDKSVYRSPTRGAQGNALKTVIGIPFALGCDSPVVIESRGVKHQVRAWTGPLGDVKVEHREEPGEIEDGARVTVPVPADGQEFDPLWWARAFAAFNLHASVKIRVLEEKSWPDLACSINLFEEAEFLPTVSFPGGWRKFLPTDLTSPHWYTGEALLRLVFAYVNAGKDLTLRDFVRQFRGLTASAKAKAVRDRLPEVKHLSDFEAHPELVSVLLAAMKEHSRPAGAEVLGWCGEEHFKIRFEQFYGLKRYWYKRIIGDVAGIPYVVEAALGETDKPGSLFIGVNFSPTFEDPLASTHLPGPEFGAYGIGGFLSRVRCHPVPSWEWERQSHVAAAFHLISPALDFLDRTKTRLKVPDEVAQAAGKALWAVCKTVYREEKRRERDAARAERAAREREKLLRRQEWTLKDAVFEVLPEALERASGGGKYPVSARTLYYQVRPLIQTYTGKELDYNYFSQQLLLEYQERFGPIEALYYDPRGYLYEPHTGRAVALGTREVESYDFPAWVFDKILYVEKKGLWPVLQAARLAERYDMAVVAAEGYATQAARVLFRRAERNREYRLFVLHDADPYGYNIARTLREETRRMKGYRVDVVDIGLKLEEALEMGLESEEFTRHQDIPQAVKDGLTDLEREWFIGRQVGKKTWICRRIELNAMSAPQLVSFIEAKLAEHGATAKVLPPEGVLLAEAGGLFWSLAGELAKKRILELLDVPALVRRVLAQLEAPAFEGLFGQLKRALETNPPESWRELLEMAVLEAARESLDRVDLESLLGHARDPSPPYGVRDGSS; encoded by the coding sequence TTGGCTACGGTTCTGGACCGAATCGTGGCGGAGATGCCCCGCGCTTCCGAGTACTTCACGGCGAAGGAACTCCAGGCGCAGACCGGGCAGCCGGCCGAGCGCTTCGCATGCGTGGTGCTGAAGGAGCTGGTAGACAATGCCCTGGACGCGGCCGAGGCGGCCGGCGTTGCGCCGGAAGTCTCAATAGACGTCGCCAGGGAAGATGGGATCTACTGGGTCACCGTGGCCGACAACGGCCCCGGCATAGCGTCCGAGACAATCAAGCGCATCATTGACTTCTCCGTCCGCGTCTCCGACAAGTCGGTTTACCGGTCGCCCACGCGCGGTGCCCAGGGGAACGCCCTAAAGACGGTTATCGGCATCCCCTTCGCGCTCGGGTGTGATAGCCCGGTTGTCATCGAGTCCCGGGGTGTCAAGCACCAGGTACGCGCCTGGACCGGCCCGCTGGGAGACGTGAAAGTAGAGCACCGGGAGGAGCCGGGGGAGATTGAGGACGGCGCCCGGGTTACGGTGCCGGTGCCAGCAGACGGGCAGGAGTTTGACCCACTCTGGTGGGCCAGGGCGTTCGCCGCCTTCAACCTCCACGCCTCGGTGAAAATCCGGGTGCTTGAAGAAAAGTCGTGGCCGGACTTAGCATGCTCAATTAACCTGTTCGAGGAAGCCGAATTTTTACCGACGGTCTCCTTCCCCGGCGGGTGGCGGAAGTTCCTGCCCACCGACTTGACCAGTCCGCACTGGTACACGGGAGAAGCGCTTCTTCGGCTCGTATTCGCGTACGTAAACGCCGGGAAGGACCTTACTTTGCGCGACTTCGTGCGGCAGTTCAGGGGTCTGACCGCTTCCGCCAAGGCGAAGGCGGTTCGTGATCGGCTGCCGGAAGTCAAGCATCTGAGCGACTTCGAGGCTCACCCGGAGTTGGTGTCTGTCTTGCTCGCAGCCATGAAGGAACACAGCAGGCCGGCCGGAGCAGAGGTGCTGGGGTGGTGCGGCGAAGAGCATTTCAAAATCCGTTTTGAGCAGTTTTACGGCTTGAAACGGTACTGGTATAAGCGCATTATCGGCGACGTGGCCGGGATCCCCTACGTAGTGGAGGCGGCCCTAGGGGAGACGGACAAGCCGGGCAGCTTGTTCATCGGCGTTAACTTCTCCCCCACTTTTGAAGACCCCCTGGCATCCACTCATCTGCCCGGTCCTGAATTCGGCGCTTACGGAATTGGCGGTTTTCTCTCCCGCGTCCGGTGCCACCCAGTTCCGTCCTGGGAATGGGAGCGGCAAAGCCACGTGGCAGCGGCGTTTCATCTGATCAGCCCGGCCCTAGACTTCTTAGACCGCACCAAGACGCGGCTGAAGGTGCCGGATGAGGTCGCGCAGGCCGCAGGCAAAGCGCTGTGGGCCGTCTGCAAGACCGTCTACCGGGAGGAGAAGCGGCGGGAGAGGGATGCTGCCAGGGCCGAGAGGGCTGCCAGGGAGAGGGAGAAGCTCCTCCGGCGGCAGGAGTGGACGCTGAAGGACGCGGTGTTTGAAGTGTTACCAGAGGCTCTGGAGAGGGCCAGCGGCGGCGGGAAGTACCCGGTGAGCGCGAGGACGCTTTACTACCAGGTCAGGCCGCTGATACAGACGTACACCGGGAAAGAGCTGGACTACAACTACTTCAGCCAGCAGCTGCTGCTGGAGTACCAGGAGCGGTTTGGGCCGATCGAGGCGCTTTACTACGACCCGCGCGGGTACCTGTACGAACCGCACACCGGCCGGGCTGTGGCCCTCGGCACGCGGGAAGTGGAGTCCTACGACTTCCCGGCATGGGTGTTCGACAAAATCCTCTATGTCGAAAAGAAGGGTCTGTGGCCGGTGCTGCAAGCCGCGAGGCTGGCCGAGCGGTACGACATGGCCGTAGTGGCCGCCGAAGGCTACGCCACCCAGGCCGCCCGCGTGCTGTTCCGGCGGGCGGAGCGGAACCGGGAGTACCGGCTCTTCGTCCTGCACGACGCGGATCCCTACGGCTACAACATCGCCCGCACCCTGCGGGAAGAGACCCGGCGAATGAAGGGCTACCGCGTGGACGTGGTGGACATCGGCCTCAAGCTGGAAGAGGCCCTGGAGATGGGCCTTGAGAGCGAGGAGTTCACCCGGCACCAGGACATCCCCCAGGCGGTGAAGGACGGCCTGACCGACCTGGAGCGGGAGTGGTTTATTGGCCGCCAGGTTGGGAAGAAAACCTGGATTTGCAGGCGCATAGAGCTAAACGCCATGTCAGCCCCCCAACTGGTGAGTTTCATCGAGGCCAAGCTGGCCGAGCACGGGGCCACGGCCAAGGTTCTGCCTCCGGAGGGCGTGCTCCTGGCCGAGGCGGGCGGTCTCTTCTGGAGCCTGGCCGGGGAGCTGGCCAAGAAGCGCATCCTGGAGCTTTTAGACGTGCCGGCTTTGGTGCGCCGGGTCCTGGCGCAGCTAGAAGCCCCCGCCTTTGAGGGCCTGTTCGGACAGCTGAAGCGGGCGCTTGAGACCAACCCACCGGAAAGCTGGCGGGAGCTCCTGGAGATGGCCGTGCTCGAAGCGGCTCGGGAGAGCCTGGACCGAGTAGACTTGGAAAGCCTATTGGGTCACGCGCGTGACCCCTCTCCTCCTTACGGAGTGCGTGACGGTAGTTCGTAG
- a CDS encoding helix-turn-helix domain-containing protein, with the protein MPVPVFFFVSHLRSLLNMPLAQVAKELGIATSYLYYLETFDRPPDPDLAVRRKKTTLAEATAAFLNSRVHIPVAFHFLETPRLTDPNEVQLCFEREALFHQLFSSPLLLRLLDDPLFLNTLLPLLSAGAYQPREWHVKAPHDANAARALWWFFSRFCGSLTGHRRGEGGVVFVPDALDVFSAAPGRPLGKLHGFPSLQDPGQAKFLRLWLYLITEKILLCPAPPPSPRVQSAWREWYHLYNAPWWMRIERMRDEIPEFSKVLPPNWWVRECVCRSREVFWFAPPDFLPPPAFAAVFLTCFPPEVGKVTVFWGPPVPVDGYTALEVHPFCLVLGDHLPPLPDGS; encoded by the coding sequence GTGCCTGTCCCGGTGTTCTTCTTCGTGTCCCACCTGCGCTCGCTGCTTAATATGCCCCTCGCACAAGTAGCTAAAGAGCTAGGCATAGCCACCAGCTACCTGTACTATCTGGAAACTTTTGACCGCCCGCCCGACCCTGACCTCGCCGTCCGCCGGAAAAAAACTACCCTGGCCGAGGCCACAGCGGCGTTCCTCAATTCCCGCGTCCACATACCCGTCGCCTTCCACTTCCTTGAGACCCCGCGCCTTACTGACCCAAACGAGGTTCAGCTCTGTTTTGAACGCGAGGCGCTTTTCCATCAGCTCTTTTCCTCTCCCCTTCTGCTCAGGCTGCTAGACGACCCCCTTTTCTTGAACACCCTGCTCCCCTTGCTCTCCGCCGGGGCCTACCAACCCCGAGAGTGGCACGTCAAAGCGCCTCACGACGCCAACGCTGCCCGTGCCTTGTGGTGGTTTTTCTCCAGGTTTTGCGGTTCTCTTACCGGACACCGGCGTGGGGAAGGAGGAGTCGTGTTCGTCCCCGACGCGCTCGACGTTTTTTCTGCCGCCCCGGGAAGGCCGCTCGGCAAACTCCACGGTTTTCCCTCTCTTCAAGACCCGGGGCAGGCGAAGTTTTTGCGGCTGTGGCTGTACCTCATTACCGAGAAGATCCTGCTCTGCCCTGCCCCACCCCCCTCGCCCAGAGTCCAGTCCGCCTGGCGCGAGTGGTACCACCTGTATAACGCCCCTTGGTGGATGCGGATCGAGAGGATGAGAGACGAGATCCCAGAGTTTTCCAAGGTCTTGCCGCCCAACTGGTGGGTTCGTGAATGTGTGTGCCGCAGCAGGGAAGTCTTTTGGTTCGCCCCTCCCGACTTTCTCCCCCCTCCCGCCTTTGCCGCCGTTTTTCTCACCTGTTTTCCCCCAGAGGTGGGGAAGGTCACCGTGTTTTGGGGACCCCCGGTTCCTGTAGACGGCTACACTGCGCTCGAGGTACATCCCTTCTGCCTCGTTCTGGGGGACCACCTTCCCCCTCTTCCGGACGGGTCTTAA
- a CDS encoding ParM/StbA family protein, giving the protein MRVAVDVGYGFTKAVSGSGGRACFPSVAAPHRGDVLGVAEVVGIGRVGHRVSVRYLDARREEHLVGEAARESFLASGFLGAEKPENLHNLLLLAGVYLVGGGSTGQFPEPLELAVGLPLAFYRSQGKALRERLLRLKAWVSVDGGEERCVSFSRVLVLPQGVGVVFHQGLPEGRGYAGVLDIGEYTTDYLLVDLETGKPLAEACGSVQAGCHLVGHVVSVAWLQATGEPLPPRLLPGVLKDLAEGGRTVFRGRELDLSLAYRTALEQAAETIARQVLSVWKDLTSRLAVTYLAGGGSLLLGDALAGRFPNPVLVSDPVFANALAYLEALDGSR; this is encoded by the coding sequence ATGAGAGTGGCAGTTGACGTGGGCTACGGGTTCACCAAGGCGGTGTCCGGCTCCGGCGGGCGCGCATGCTTCCCGAGCGTGGCCGCCCCGCACCGGGGAGACGTGCTGGGCGTCGCGGAGGTCGTTGGGATCGGGCGGGTGGGCCACAGGGTCTCCGTCCGCTACCTGGACGCCAGGAGGGAGGAGCACCTGGTGGGGGAGGCGGCGCGGGAGAGCTTCCTGGCTTCGGGCTTCCTGGGGGCGGAGAAGCCGGAAAACTTACACAACCTGCTCCTGCTCGCCGGGGTTTACCTGGTAGGGGGCGGTTCCACGGGCCAGTTCCCGGAGCCCCTGGAGCTGGCCGTCGGCCTGCCGCTGGCCTTCTACCGCTCCCAGGGGAAGGCGCTGAGAGAGCGTCTCTTGCGCCTAAAGGCGTGGGTGTCGGTGGACGGCGGGGAGGAGAGGTGCGTCTCCTTCTCTCGCGTCCTAGTGCTCCCGCAGGGGGTGGGGGTGGTCTTCCACCAGGGCCTCCCGGAAGGTAGGGGCTACGCCGGGGTGCTCGATATAGGGGAATACACCACGGACTACCTGCTGGTGGATCTCGAGACCGGGAAGCCCCTGGCAGAGGCCTGCGGCTCGGTCCAGGCGGGCTGCCACCTGGTGGGCCACGTCGTCTCGGTCGCCTGGCTCCAGGCCACAGGTGAACCTTTACCGCCGAGGCTCCTGCCAGGGGTCCTGAAAGACCTGGCAGAGGGCGGGAGGACGGTCTTCCGCGGCAGGGAGCTGGACCTCTCCCTGGCCTACCGGACGGCCCTGGAGCAAGCGGCGGAGACCATAGCCCGGCAGGTGCTGTCCGTCTGGAAGGACCTCACCTCCCGGCTGGCGGTGACGTACCTCGCGGGGGGCGGGAGCCTGCTCCTGGGTGACGCCTTAGCGGGGCGCTTCCCCAACCCCGTGCTCGTCTCCGACCCGGTCTTCGCCAACGCCCTGGCCTACCTGGAAGCCTTGGACGGCTCCAGGTAG
- a CDS encoding peroxiredoxin has translation MEEKFPLIGERFPEMTVQTTFGKRRLPQDYAGSWFILFSHPADFTPVCTTEFVSFAKKYPEFKKLNCELIGLSVDQVFAHIKWTGWIKDTLGVEIPFPIIADDGTVARKLGMIHPAKGSNTVRAVFVVDDKGIIRVILYYPQELGRNIDEIVRIVKALQVSDANGVAMPANWPHNELIGDAVIIPPPTDEQTAKERIKMYTCYDWWFCYRKLG, from the coding sequence ATGGAGGAGAAGTTCCCCCTCATAGGCGAGCGCTTCCCGGAAATGACGGTGCAGACCACCTTCGGCAAGCGCCGTCTCCCGCAGGACTATGCCGGTAGCTGGTTCATCCTTTTCAGCCACCCGGCCGACTTCACCCCGGTATGCACCACCGAGTTTGTCTCCTTCGCCAAGAAGTACCCGGAGTTCAAAAAGCTTAACTGCGAGCTCATCGGTCTTTCTGTGGACCAGGTTTTCGCCCACATAAAGTGGACGGGGTGGATCAAGGACACCTTAGGAGTGGAGATTCCCTTCCCCATCATTGCCGACGACGGTACGGTGGCTCGCAAGCTGGGAATGATCCACCCGGCTAAGGGCTCCAACACGGTGCGGGCCGTCTTCGTGGTGGACGACAAGGGTATAATCAGGGTCATCCTCTACTACCCGCAGGAACTGGGGCGCAACATCGACGAGATAGTACGCATAGTAAAGGCTCTGCAGGTATCCGACGCCAACGGCGTGGCCATGCCGGCCAACTGGCCGCATAACGAACTCATTGGTGATGCCGTGATCATACCGCCGCCCACCGACGAGCAGACGGCCAAAGAACGGATTAAGATGTACACCTGCTACGACTGGTGGTTCTGCTACCGCAAGTTGGGCTAA
- a CDS encoding helix-turn-helix domain-containing protein — protein sequence MRGLALPEMLTVREVAKLLRIPVRSAFEHCRAGRIPCVRIGRTVRVPKRKLLEKLGLREEDLRPGEPARWSE from the coding sequence GTGAGGGGTTTGGCCTTGCCGGAGATGCTGACAGTGAGGGAAGTGGCGAAGCTCCTGCGCATACCAGTCAGGAGCGCCTTCGAGCACTGCCGGGCCGGGAGGATACCGTGCGTGAGGATAGGCCGGACGGTGAGGGTGCCGAAGAGGAAGCTGCTGGAAAAGCTGGGCCTGCGGGAGGAAGACCTCCGGCCCGGGGAACCTGCCCGATGGTCAGAGTGA
- a CDS encoding type II toxin-antitoxin system RelE/ParE family toxin, whose translation MREIIFYETPSGRCPVADYIAGLDARTQAKVARALDLLEEHGPAIGMPHVRRLEGTEGIFELRVPFGGQAHRLLFFLDGEKIVVVHAFTKKSSKTPKNEIQTAVLRMDDYLRRERRKNR comes from the coding sequence ATGCGGGAAATAATCTTCTACGAGACGCCGTCGGGAAGATGCCCCGTAGCCGACTACATTGCCGGTCTTGATGCCAGAACGCAAGCTAAGGTGGCCCGTGCCCTGGACCTCCTGGAAGAACACGGCCCGGCGATCGGAATGCCCCACGTCAGGCGGCTGGAAGGAACTGAAGGCATCTTCGAGCTGCGGGTTCCGTTCGGGGGCCAGGCGCATCGCTTGCTGTTCTTCCTGGACGGCGAGAAAATAGTGGTGGTTCACGCTTTTACCAAGAAAAGTAGTAAGACGCCGAAAAACGAAATCCAAACCGCAGTCCTGCGCATGGATGATTACCTCAGAAGAGAAAGGAGGAAGAATCGGTGA